The following proteins are co-located in the Flammeovirga kamogawensis genome:
- a CDS encoding polysaccharide lyase 6 family protein, producing MKQITLTSILILLTLLFVHANMVTAEEILVNNKEELSKALKEVQPGQVILLKNGTWTDVEIKLKGKGTEENKIVLKAETPGKVFLEGQSYLRISGSYIVVSDLVFRNGYTPTSSVISFRTSSKELAYNCRVTNCVVEDYSNSERYDSDKWVEIFGKNNSFDHNALVGKRNKGVTLAVRLNSKESLENNHVIAYNYFGGRQNLGSNGGETLRIGTSHYSRSNSNTTVKNNYFEACDGELEIVSNKSCGNTYQNNVFDECKGTLTLRHGERTLVEGNYFLGNRKHNTGGIRVINEYQTVRNNYLSGLTGYRFRGALVVMNGIYNSPINRYNQVIGAKISNNLLIDSDHVQLCAGSDKERSATPIESTMKNNLFFTATNPNLFTVYDNIEGIDFENNYVNNGENTPVEEGFTFVDYQLEENEFGLRVPKKKLLKKIGFKGDVKLPVTKEEVGPSYYKKEIKEVTFNTGKVIKVAAGDDTLIDAAKKSEAGDILELEKGGVYGLSKILFVNHPITIRGAEGEKPVIKSEKAVFFKIENGGSLKLNHLVIDGADSPDQSGNCVVSTSKYSMNENYKFITLDCDIKQLNINHTFNFLKIYASTMADSILIENSTFTEVTGAILSLDKEIEDLGMYNAEYVIVKNSKFTKIGDTIADVYRGGTDESTFGPNVAITKCDFTDVGNSKRNKDHSSLAFHGVQNLQVADCNWKDSAPVKLFLTNGEPISNLKNCVFDNTEQIQSNNNSYTTKNIQVIN from the coding sequence ATGAAACAAATTACACTTACTTCAATCCTAATTTTACTCACTCTTTTATTTGTTCATGCAAACATGGTTACAGCAGAAGAAATTCTGGTGAACAATAAAGAGGAATTATCAAAAGCATTAAAAGAGGTTCAACCTGGTCAAGTAATCTTATTAAAGAATGGAACATGGACAGATGTTGAAATCAAACTGAAAGGAAAAGGCACAGAAGAAAATAAAATTGTATTGAAAGCTGAAACACCAGGGAAGGTGTTCTTAGAAGGACAGTCTTATTTACGTATCTCAGGTAGCTATATAGTAGTAAGTGATTTAGTTTTTAGAAATGGTTATACACCAACAAGTTCTGTAATTAGTTTCCGTACTTCTTCTAAAGAATTAGCTTACAATTGCAGAGTAACAAATTGTGTGGTAGAAGATTACAGTAATTCTGAAAGATATGACAGTGACAAATGGGTAGAGATTTTTGGTAAAAACAATTCATTTGATCACAATGCATTAGTAGGAAAAAGAAATAAAGGAGTAACTCTTGCTGTAAGATTAAACAGTAAAGAGAGCTTAGAAAATAACCATGTAATTGCTTATAATTACTTTGGTGGACGTCAGAATTTAGGAAGTAATGGCGGAGAAACTTTACGTATTGGTACAAGCCATTATTCTAGAAGTAATTCGAACACAACTGTTAAGAACAATTACTTTGAGGCATGTGATGGAGAATTAGAAATTGTATCAAACAAATCGTGTGGAAATACTTATCAAAATAATGTTTTTGATGAGTGTAAAGGTACACTAACACTTCGTCATGGGGAAAGAACATTAGTTGAAGGAAACTACTTTTTAGGAAATAGAAAGCACAATACGGGTGGTATTAGAGTTATTAATGAGTACCAAACAGTAAGAAATAATTATTTGAGTGGTTTAACGGGTTACCGTTTTAGAGGCGCCTTGGTTGTAATGAATGGTATTTATAATTCGCCAATTAATAGATATAATCAGGTAATAGGAGCAAAAATTAGTAATAACTTATTAATAGATTCAGACCACGTTCAATTGTGTGCAGGAAGCGATAAAGAAAGATCTGCTACTCCAATTGAATCAACAATGAAAAACAACCTTTTCTTCACAGCTACAAACCCTAATTTGTTTACTGTTTATGATAACATTGAAGGTATTGATTTCGAAAACAATTATGTAAATAACGGAGAGAATACTCCAGTAGAAGAAGGCTTTACATTTGTAGATTATCAGTTAGAAGAAAACGAATTTGGCTTACGTGTTCCTAAAAAGAAATTACTTAAGAAAATAGGCTTTAAAGGTGATGTTAAATTACCTGTAACTAAAGAAGAAGTTGGTCCTTCTTATTATAAAAAAGAAATTAAAGAAGTAACATTTAATACTGGTAAAGTAATTAAAGTAGCGGCAGGTGATGATACTCTAATTGATGCAGCTAAGAAAAGTGAGGCTGGAGACATATTAGAATTGGAGAAAGGTGGAGTATATGGTTTATCTAAGATACTTTTTGTAAACCACCCAATTACAATTAGAGGAGCAGAAGGAGAGAAGCCAGTAATTAAATCTGAAAAAGCAGTTTTCTTTAAAATAGAAAATGGTGGTTCCTTAAAACTAAATCATTTAGTTATTGATGGAGCAGATTCTCCAGATCAATCAGGGAATTGTGTAGTGAGTACGAGTAAATATTCTATGAACGAAAACTACAAGTTTATTACTCTAGATTGTGACATTAAGCAACTAAATATCAACCATACTTTCAATTTCTTGAAGATTTATGCAAGTACAATGGCCGATTCGATACTGATAGAGAATTCAACTTTTACAGAGGTTACAGGTGCTATTCTATCATTAGATAAAGAAATTGAAGATTTAGGAATGTATAACGCAGAATATGTAATAGTAAAGAACTCTAAGTTTACAAAAATAGGAGATACTATTGCAGACGTTTACAGAGGAGGAACAGATGAAAGTACTTTTGGACCTAACGTTGCTATTACAAAATGTGATTTCACGGATGTTGGTAATAGCAAAAGAAACAAAGACCACTCATCTTTAGCATTCCACGGAGTTCAGAATTTACAAGTAGCTGATTGTAATTGGAAAGATAGTGCTCCAGTTAAATTATTCTTAACAAACGGAGAGCCTAT